The Streptomyces avermitilis MA-4680 = NBRC 14893 genome contains a region encoding:
- the rbsD gene encoding D-ribose pyranase: MKKAGILNRHLAGALAELGHGHGVLVCDAGMPIPVGPRVVDLAFRAGVPSFAEVLDGLLDELVVEGATAAREVREANPGATALLQTRFPALELVPHEELKSLSANARLIVRTGEARPYANVLLRCGVFF, encoded by the coding sequence GTGAAGAAGGCCGGAATACTGAACCGTCACCTGGCCGGCGCGCTGGCCGAACTGGGGCACGGGCACGGAGTGCTCGTGTGCGACGCGGGGATGCCGATCCCGGTGGGGCCGCGGGTGGTGGACCTGGCGTTCCGGGCCGGGGTGCCGTCGTTCGCGGAGGTGCTGGACGGGCTGCTGGACGAGCTGGTGGTGGAAGGCGCGACGGCCGCGCGCGAGGTCCGGGAGGCGAACCCCGGGGCGACGGCGCTCCTCCAGACGCGCTTCCCCGCGCTGGAGCTGGTCCCGCACGAGGAACTGAAGTCCCTGTCGGCGAACGCGCGGCTGATCGTACGCACCGGGGAGGCACGGCCGTACGCGAACGTGCTGCTGCGCTGCGGAGTGTTCTTCTAG
- a CDS encoding sugar phosphate isomerase/epimerase family protein: MSAALERFSINQMTVKQLDLPELVDACLESGVPGVGLWRAPVQSYGVEATAKLIRDAGLSVTTLCRGGFLTAIEPAERARALDDNRLAVDEAATLGTDTLVLVSGGLPAGSKDLHGARERIADALGELGPYAASRGVRLAVEPLHPMYASDRCVVSTLAQALDIAERFPAEQVGVTVDTYHIWWDDTAPAQIARAGASGRIHTFQLADWTTPLPEGVLNGRGQIGDGAIDMREWKGYVEAAGYSGPIEVELFNDALWARDGREVLAETAARFAEHVG, from the coding sequence ATGAGCGCGGCCCTGGAGCGTTTCTCGATCAACCAGATGACGGTCAAGCAGCTGGACCTGCCCGAACTGGTCGACGCCTGCCTGGAGTCGGGCGTCCCCGGCGTGGGCCTGTGGCGCGCGCCGGTCCAGTCGTACGGCGTCGAGGCGACGGCGAAGCTGATCCGCGACGCGGGCCTGTCGGTGACGACCCTGTGCCGCGGCGGCTTCCTCACGGCGATCGAGCCGGCCGAGCGGGCCCGGGCGCTGGACGACAACCGCCTGGCCGTCGACGAGGCGGCCACCCTCGGCACGGACACACTGGTCCTGGTGTCGGGCGGCCTCCCGGCGGGCTCGAAGGACCTGCACGGCGCCCGGGAACGGATCGCGGACGCGCTGGGCGAGCTGGGCCCGTACGCGGCGTCCCGGGGCGTACGCCTGGCCGTCGAACCGCTGCACCCGATGTACGCGTCGGACCGCTGCGTGGTCTCCACCCTGGCCCAGGCCCTGGACATCGCGGAACGCTTCCCGGCGGAGCAGGTGGGCGTCACGGTGGACACGTACCACATCTGGTGGGACGACACGGCTCCCGCACAGATCGCCCGCGCCGGTGCGTCCGGCCGTATCCACACCTTCCAACTCGCCGACTGGACGACGCCGTTGCCCGAGGGCGTCCTCAACGGCCGCGGCCAGATCGGCGACGGCGCGATCGACATGCGGGAGTGGAAGGGCTACGTGGAGGCGGCGGGCTACTCGGGCCCGATCGAGGTCGAACTGTTCAACGACGCGCTGTGGGCACGCGACGGCCGCGAGGTCCTGGCGGAGACCGCGGCACGGTTCGCGGAGCACGTGGGGTAG